TGGGTCTGGGCCTGGCTGGCGTGATTTCCGGGCTTGTGCTACGCTGCCTTGATCGGTAAGGATGTCCATCCAATTCGTTTCACCAGGAGTTTCACGTGGCTGAGCCCGTTGTCGAAATACAGGGCCTGAATTATTCACCGGGCGGCCTGCCGGTGTTGGAAAATGTCGACCTGCGCATCGAGCAGGGCGACTATTTGGCTGTGCTCGGCCCGAACGGCGGTGGCAAGTCCACTCTGCTCAAGCTCATTCTCGGTCTGGTCCGGCCCGACAGCGGTACTATCCGCGTGCTCGGCCTGCGGCCGGGCGATGCCGGAGGGCGCATCGGGTATCTCCCCCAGCACACTGTCGTCGCCAGTTCCTTTCCCATCACCGTGCTCGAGGCGGTCTGCATGGGCACGGTCAAGCCCGGTTTCAAGGGCATGTCCGGCCGCCACTCCAAGATCGACCACGACAAGGCCCGCCAGGCCCTGCAGAAGGTCGGCATGCTCGAATACCAGGCGCGCAGCCTGGCCCGGTTGTCCGGCGGGCAGAAACAGCGCGTGTTCATCGCCCGCGCTCTGGTGGACAGCCCGGAACTGCTTCTGCTCGACGAACCCACGGCCAGCGTGGACTCGGCCAGCCGCATGTCCCTGTTCGCCCTGCTCAACGAGCTGAACAAGGAAATGAGCGTGATCATGGTCAGCCACGACATCTCGTCGCTGGCCTCCGGGGTCAAGTCCGTGGCCTGCGTCAACCGGACCCTGCATTTCCACAAGGCTCCCGAAATCACCGACGATATGTTCACCATGGCTTACGGCGGGTCCGGAGATCACTGCTGCCCGGTGGAGCTTGTCACCCACGGCCATGTGCCGCACCGGGTGCTGGCCCCCCATGAACAGGCGGAAGCGGAAAACGGCGGTGAGTCATGATGGACGTTCTGAGTTTCGATTTCATGCAGAACGCTTTGGCGGCAGGGCTTCTGGCCAGCCTCATCTGCGGAATCATCGGTTCCCTGGTGGTGGTCAACCGCATCGTGTTCATTTCCGGCGGTATCGCCCACGCTTCCTACGGCGGCGTCGGGCTGGCCTTCATCCTGGGCCTTCCGGTCCTGCCCGTGACATCGGCCTTTACCGTTTGCATGGCCCTGATCATGGCGATGGTCACCCTGCACGCCCGGGAGCGGGTGGACACGGTCATCGGCGTCATATGGGCAGCGGGCATGGCGCTGGGTATCATCCTTCTCGACTTCACCCCCGGCTACAATGTGGATCTGATGAGCTATCTGTTCGGCTCCATACTGGCCGTGCCGCGCTCGGACCTGTGGATCATGGGCGGTCTGGCCGCCATCGTCATCGTCCTGGTGCTGGTGTTTTATCGGGGCTTCATGGTCATGAGCTTCGACGAGGAGTTCGCCCGCTCCAGGGGAGTCCCCGTCAATTTCCTGTATATCCTGCTCATCGTCATGGTCGGTCTGAGCGTGGTCATGATCATCCGCGTGGTCGGCCTGATTCTGGTCATTGCCCTGTTGACGATCCCGCCGTTCATCGCCGAGCGGCGGACCCGCTCGCTCAGGGTCATGATGATCCTGTCCACGGCCCTGTCGGCCGTGTTCACAGTGTGCGGGCTGATGCTTTCCTATGCGCTGGACATCACCTCGG
The sequence above is a segment of the uncultured Pseudodesulfovibrio sp. genome. Coding sequences within it:
- a CDS encoding iron chelate uptake ABC transporter family permease subunit, which produces MMDVLSFDFMQNALAAGLLASLICGIIGSLVVVNRIVFISGGIAHASYGGVGLAFILGLPVLPVTSAFTVCMALIMAMVTLHARERVDTVIGVIWAAGMALGIILLDFTPGYNVDLMSYLFGSILAVPRSDLWIMGGLAAIVIVLVLVFYRGFMVMSFDEEFARSRGVPVNFLYILLIVMVGLSVVMIIRVVGLILVIALLTIPPFIAERRTRSLRVMMILSTALSAVFTVCGLMLSYALDITSGASIIAVAAIGFFISLLIPQKTA
- a CDS encoding metal ABC transporter ATP-binding protein; the protein is MAEPVVEIQGLNYSPGGLPVLENVDLRIEQGDYLAVLGPNGGGKSTLLKLILGLVRPDSGTIRVLGLRPGDAGGRIGYLPQHTVVASSFPITVLEAVCMGTVKPGFKGMSGRHSKIDHDKARQALQKVGMLEYQARSLARLSGGQKQRVFIARALVDSPELLLLDEPTASVDSASRMSLFALLNELNKEMSVIMVSHDISSLASGVKSVACVNRTLHFHKAPEITDDMFTMAYGGSGDHCCPVELVTHGHVPHRVLAPHEQAEAENGGES